The following are encoded together in the Aciduricibacillus chroicocephali genome:
- a CDS encoding ABC transporter ATP-binding protein, which produces MRKKILEVKDLNISFHTFAGEVQAIRGVNFDLYEGETLAIVGESGSGKSVTTKSIMRLLPTSSSEVKSGQILFDGKDIVTASEREMQKIRGKDISMIFQDPMTSLNPTMQVGKQIMEPLLKHQNMSRHDARSRALELLKMVGIPNAEARMKQYPHQFSGGMRQRVVIAIALACAPKVLIADEPTTALDVTIQAQMLDLMKDLQKQIETSIIFITHDLGVVANVADRVAVMYGGKIVEVGTVDEIFYNPKHPYTWGLISSMPSLDEQEDELYVIPGTPPDLLNPPKGDAFAPRNPYAMKIDLEEQPPMFKVSDTHYAATWLLHPDAPAYEPPQKIKDRMAEFEKGGF; this is translated from the coding sequence TTGAGAAAAAAAATATTGGAAGTCAAAGATTTGAATATATCCTTTCACACTTTTGCTGGTGAAGTACAAGCAATTCGCGGTGTGAATTTTGACCTGTACGAAGGAGAAACGCTCGCTATCGTTGGTGAGTCGGGTTCGGGTAAATCCGTAACGACGAAATCTATCATGCGCCTGCTGCCTACGAGTAGTTCTGAGGTCAAGTCAGGGCAGATTCTCTTTGACGGCAAAGATATCGTGACTGCTTCTGAAAGAGAAATGCAAAAGATCCGCGGTAAAGACATCTCTATGATCTTCCAGGATCCAATGACCTCTCTAAACCCAACAATGCAAGTCGGCAAACAGATTATGGAACCGTTGCTTAAACATCAGAACATGAGCAGACATGATGCAAGAAGCCGTGCACTTGAATTGTTGAAAATGGTTGGCATCCCAAATGCAGAAGCCCGTATGAAGCAATATCCGCATCAGTTCTCAGGTGGTATGAGACAGCGTGTAGTTATCGCAATCGCTCTTGCTTGCGCACCAAAAGTACTCATTGCCGATGAGCCGACGACTGCTCTTGATGTAACGATCCAAGCTCAGATGCTTGATTTAATGAAGGATTTGCAGAAGCAGATTGAAACGTCAATCATCTTCATTACCCATGATCTCGGCGTTGTTGCGAATGTCGCTGATCGTGTCGCCGTTATGTATGGAGGTAAAATCGTTGAAGTTGGCACAGTCGATGAAATTTTCTACAATCCAAAGCACCCTTATACTTGGGGACTCATCAGTTCCATGCCTTCACTCGACGAACAAGAAGATGAGCTTTATGTCATTCCAGGAACACCGCCTGATCTGTTGAATCCGCCAAAAGGCGATGCTTTTGCACCGAGAAATCCTTATGCTATGAAGATTGACCTGGAAGAGCAGCCGCCGATGTTCAAAGTCTCAGATACACATTATGCGGCAACTTGGCTTCTCCATCCCGATGCTCCTGCATATGAGCCTCCGCAGAAGATTAAAGACAGAATGGCTGAGTTTGAAAAAGGTGGGTTTTAA
- the opp3b gene encoding oligopeptide ABC transporter permease, with the protein MVKYLAQRVVYLIITLFVITSFTFFLMKFLPGTPFQNEEKLSVEQREILNEKYGLNKPVPVQYVNYMKNVATGDLGNSFQFDNQPVTDLLKSRIGPSLQLGFQAMIVGTIVGIALGVLAAMFQNTWIDYGSTFLAVLGKSIPSFVFAALLQYYIGVKLGWLPVASWDGFASSILPTIALAIFPVATAARFMRTELIEVLSSDYITLAKAKGNSRMEVAIKHAIRNALIPLITVLGPMAVSLMTGSMVVEQIFAIPGIGEQFVKSITTNDFPIIMGTTIFFAVLLTVIVLIVDILYGIIDPRIRLAGGAKK; encoded by the coding sequence ATGGTGAAGTACCTTGCCCAGCGTGTCGTCTACTTGATCATCACCCTATTTGTGATCACTTCATTCACTTTCTTTCTTATGAAGTTCCTGCCGGGTACACCTTTTCAGAATGAAGAGAAACTATCCGTTGAACAGAGAGAAATTCTGAATGAAAAATATGGCCTGAACAAGCCTGTTCCCGTTCAATATGTGAATTACATGAAAAATGTCGCGACAGGTGATCTCGGTAATTCATTCCAGTTTGACAATCAGCCCGTTACAGACCTTCTGAAAAGTCGCATCGGACCTTCCCTGCAATTGGGCTTCCAGGCGATGATTGTCGGTACAATTGTCGGTATCGCACTCGGTGTCCTTGCCGCAATGTTCCAGAACACATGGATTGATTACGGCAGCACATTCCTAGCAGTGCTAGGCAAATCCATCCCCTCCTTCGTATTCGCAGCACTTCTGCAATACTATATCGGTGTTAAACTCGGATGGCTGCCTGTAGCCTCCTGGGACGGATTCGCCTCTTCAATCTTGCCGACTATCGCGTTAGCCATTTTCCCTGTTGCGACTGCGGCGCGTTTCATGCGAACGGAATTGATTGAAGTGCTGAGCTCCGATTACATTACACTCGCCAAAGCAAAAGGTAACTCACGTATGGAAGTCGCCATCAAACACGCTATCCGCAATGCACTCATCCCACTCATTACAGTATTGGGACCGATGGCTGTAAGTTTGATGACAGGTTCCATGGTTGTTGAGCAGATTTTCGCAATACCTGGTATTGGTGAACAATTTGTTAAATCAATTACAACGAATGACTTCCCGATCATTATGGGTACGACAATCTTCTTCGCTGTACTGCTCACAGTCATCGTTCTGATTGTCGACATCTTATATGGAATCATTGACCCTAGAATCAGATTGGCAGGAGGGGCTAAGAAATGA
- a CDS encoding DUF5068 domain-containing protein: MKKLYFILFIICLTTFGLVGCSSGDKAKGSEKEETKAKSEKKEESFKDAKEYRKLNEYMAEHTGGKVKVLHEDGKTREHDLDQLKVKLESYEVVSLKDVGEEFARVFDSEIGGRLVVARFTIHNAGKKDIYFIPAFSLKNRQVDYSKRNEDMFLPTAKQIAAKFDRDNAYVVKAGETVTGYEAYPLTEEVFSESTAILDVPLAMKKKDDYKSIFGTQGKFHISLNEKGAKKLAHNSAFYEDRVIAEDMGDKKMLKEKKGINEKAKLEDIEVTLNGYQFTKFRPNRETGKRFNEFKHGMVLLTAEFTIKNGGKRPVRYFNSTLHMNNKTQTARNEIILDNNLSNEPFKSGESRKMLQVYTLDEEMYEKILKEKEFEIEFGPLYYDGKGNILGKDTVKFPLPK; encoded by the coding sequence ATGAAAAAGCTATATTTTATTCTATTTATCATTTGCCTAACGACTTTTGGTCTTGTGGGCTGTAGTTCAGGCGACAAAGCCAAAGGAAGTGAGAAAGAGGAAACAAAGGCGAAGAGTGAGAAGAAGGAAGAGTCTTTCAAAGATGCCAAGGAGTATAGAAAACTGAATGAATATATGGCAGAGCATACAGGCGGCAAGGTTAAGGTGCTCCATGAGGATGGGAAGACGAGAGAACATGATCTCGATCAGTTGAAGGTAAAGCTCGAATCATACGAAGTAGTGAGTCTGAAGGACGTTGGGGAAGAGTTTGCTAGAGTTTTTGATAGTGAAATCGGTGGAAGGCTCGTTGTTGCTCGATTTACGATCCATAATGCAGGTAAAAAAGATATCTATTTTATACCTGCGTTTAGTCTGAAGAATAGGCAGGTTGATTATAGCAAAAGAAATGAAGACATGTTTCTGCCAACAGCCAAACAGATTGCTGCGAAATTCGATCGGGATAACGCATATGTAGTGAAGGCGGGAGAAACTGTGACAGGTTATGAGGCTTACCCGCTTACAGAGGAAGTATTTAGTGAGTCAACTGCAATACTGGATGTGCCCTTAGCGATGAAAAAGAAAGATGATTATAAATCAATATTTGGTACGCAAGGGAAGTTTCATATCAGCTTAAATGAAAAAGGTGCCAAGAAGCTTGCGCATAATTCAGCTTTCTATGAAGATAGAGTAATTGCAGAGGATATGGGCGATAAGAAGATGCTCAAGGAGAAAAAGGGGATCAACGAGAAAGCAAAGCTGGAAGATATAGAGGTAACGTTGAATGGCTATCAGTTTACAAAGTTCAGACCAAATAGGGAAACGGGAAAGAGATTCAACGAATTCAAGCATGGCATGGTTCTCCTGACGGCTGAGTTTACTATTAAGAATGGTGGAAAGCGTCCGGTCAGGTACTTCAATTCTACTTTGCATATGAATAATAAGACTCAGACAGCCCGAAATGAAATAATCCTTGATAACAATTTGTCAAATGAGCCTTTTAAAAGCGGTGAATCGAGAAAGATGCTCCAAGTCTATACACTTGATGAAGAAATGTATGAAAAGATACTGAAGGAAAAAGAATTCGAAATCGAATTCGGTCCACTTTACTATGATGGAAAAGGGAATATTTTGGGTAAAGACACAGTGAAATTCCCGTTACCTAAATAA
- a CDS encoding DUF2653 family protein, which yields MEKLTMDEQDVTNAICLYVADEKHIEPRHVEVELAYDDQLGFSAEAYYERGKMSLSHHQMIQAIRFWIDETLDEDPSSAAIRLELDDVQGIIANIR from the coding sequence TTGGAGAAACTAACGATGGATGAGCAAGACGTAACAAATGCGATTTGTCTTTATGTCGCTGATGAGAAGCATATCGAGCCCCGACATGTGGAAGTTGAACTTGCCTATGACGACCAGCTCGGTTTCTCAGCTGAAGCTTATTATGAACGCGGCAAGATGAGCCTTTCCCATCATCAGATGATCCAGGCAATCCGATTCTGGATTGATGAAACGCTTGATGAGGATCCTTCCTCTGCAGCAATCCGGCTTGAACTCGATGATGTGCAAGGCATTATCGCGAATATACGGTAA
- a CDS encoding YwqH-like family protein → MSERVELHANLSAKQGELNACVSAVASLEAKIQRIKELIADFEALKADLKSLKKDLDKDAKATHTYWVGKRLEKYQNILGDDLSDSALKSYIDNVDDNLDELNNALMRLENELYNMEGLIGNIKSAINWISTKIENLIN, encoded by the coding sequence ATGAGTGAGCGGGTTGAATTACATGCGAATCTGAGCGCCAAGCAGGGTGAACTGAATGCTTGTGTCAGTGCGGTTGCTTCATTGGAAGCGAAAATACAGAGGATCAAAGAATTGATTGCAGACTTTGAAGCGCTTAAAGCCGATTTGAAGTCGCTAAAGAAGGATCTGGACAAAGATGCGAAGGCGACTCATACATACTGGGTTGGAAAGCGGCTTGAAAAGTATCAAAATATATTGGGAGACGATTTGTCTGACAGTGCGCTGAAGTCGTATATAGACAACGTTGATGATAATCTTGATGAACTGAACAATGCGCTCATGCGTTTGGAGAATGAGTTGTATAATATGGAAGGCCTGATCGGTAACATCAAGTCGGCAATTAACTGGATCTCTACGAAAATAGAGAACTTGATAAATTAG
- a CDS encoding DUF2975 domain-containing protein: MKILFLRVAIIAIGVPILALCIFLLPKIAIEAIGQLTTSGANMAYVVLGILLIMYISAIPFYLALYQGLKLLNYIDRNEAFSELSVKALRKVRNFSAVISGLYILALPLIYIVADWDDAPGLLLIGMVIIGSSMVIAVFSAVLKKLLQEAIRIKTENDLTV, translated from the coding sequence ATGAAAATACTCTTCTTGAGAGTAGCTATTATTGCAATTGGGGTTCCAATTCTGGCCTTATGCATTTTCCTATTGCCTAAAATCGCAATAGAAGCCATTGGGCAGCTAACAACAAGTGGAGCGAATATGGCTTATGTGGTACTCGGTATTTTATTAATTATGTACATATCTGCAATTCCATTTTATCTTGCATTGTATCAGGGGTTAAAATTACTGAATTACATCGATAGGAACGAAGCTTTCTCGGAGCTTTCTGTGAAGGCTCTGAGGAAAGTCAGGAACTTCTCCGCAGTAATCAGCGGTTTGTATATTTTGGCGCTGCCATTGATTTATATTGTTGCTGATTGGGACGATGCACCAGGACTATTATTGATTGGAATGGTCATTATCGGATCCTCAATGGTTATCGCAGTCTTTTCCGCTGTCCTCAAAAAACTGCTGCAAGAGGCAATTCGCATTAAAACAGAAAATGATTTAACAGTCTGA
- a CDS encoding isoprenyl transferase produces the protein MSMKIPFFKSKQPEKFNQASDEKVPDHIAIIMDGNGRWAQKRGMPRFLGHKEGVTAVMKIVKAASQLKVKTLTLYTFSTENWKRPKAEVDFILKLPKQFLHMYLPDLVYNNVRIGTIGDMEKLPDHVCEPLQYAVDRTKDNDGLQLNFALNYGGRDEILHAMKSMFQDMNDKSLSMDELDEQQFAKHLYTAGIPEPDLLIRTGGEKRLSNFLLWQLAYAELVFTDVLWPDFSEDEFLLAIKEYQQRQRRYGGI, from the coding sequence ATGTCAATGAAAATACCTTTTTTTAAAAGTAAACAGCCGGAGAAATTTAATCAAGCATCAGATGAAAAGGTTCCGGATCATATAGCGATTATTATGGATGGGAATGGGCGCTGGGCACAGAAACGAGGCATGCCGAGATTTCTAGGTCATAAAGAGGGAGTCACTGCCGTCATGAAAATCGTCAAGGCTGCCTCTCAGCTTAAAGTTAAAACACTCACCCTCTATACATTTTCCACGGAGAACTGGAAACGTCCGAAGGCTGAAGTAGATTTCATATTAAAGCTTCCGAAGCAGTTTTTGCATATGTATTTGCCAGATCTTGTTTATAATAATGTCCGTATTGGTACAATTGGTGATATGGAAAAACTACCTGACCATGTATGTGAACCTTTACAATATGCGGTTGATCGGACTAAAGACAATGATGGCCTGCAGTTGAACTTTGCACTTAATTATGGTGGTCGGGATGAAATTCTGCATGCCATGAAGTCAATGTTTCAAGATATGAATGATAAGAGCTTATCAATGGATGAATTGGATGAGCAGCAGTTCGCGAAGCATTTGTATACAGCTGGCATACCAGAACCGGATTTGCTTATTCGTACTGGTGGAGAGAAACGTCTCAGCAATTTCCTTCTTTGGCAGCTGGCATATGCTGAGCTTGTGTTCACTGATGTGTTATGGCCGGATTTCTCGGAGGATGAGTTCCTGCTAGCAATAAAGGAGTATCAGCAGCGTCAGAGAAGGTATGGGGGAATATAG
- a CDS encoding DUF3899 domain-containing protein produces MSLKKLVLWIAISQAAVLAACFIFYKGLTLLVYTDVSFMAGILLVLISLFGFVIRGGFFDIVFHSFQSFFGKMEGEERRRLSELMPQSYLYPFITGLVMLFAMAVALYFYY; encoded by the coding sequence TTGTCATTGAAGAAACTAGTCTTATGGATTGCTATTTCGCAAGCAGCAGTTCTAGCTGCTTGCTTCATCTTTTATAAAGGGTTGACCCTTTTGGTATATACAGATGTGTCATTTATGGCAGGAATCCTGCTTGTGCTCATTTCTCTATTCGGATTTGTAATTAGAGGGGGATTCTTTGATATCGTGTTTCATAGTTTTCAAAGTTTTTTTGGGAAGATGGAAGGGGAGGAACGAAGAAGGCTCTCTGAATTGATGCCACAAAGTTATTTGTACCCGTTTATAACGGGATTGGTCATGCTGTTTGCAATGGCTGTTGCACTTTACTTCTATTATTAA
- the opp3C gene encoding oligopeptide ABC transporter permease encodes MRNTNDPISKDMFELAPHSTGDNEVIAKPQLSFMKDAWLRVRKNKAALVSAVLLLLVVLMAFIGPHLSHYDAYHQDVTKANLPPKIPGLEKLGIFDGKMDVGGVETDVYAQNNVKENYWFGTDSLGRDLFSRVWVGTRVSLYIALLAAVIDMLIGVIYGLVSGFRGGRVDNVMQRILEVISGIPNLIVVILMLLILNPGIISITIAMVITGWIGMARVVRGQVLKLKNQEYILASRTLGAKNNRLLFKHLLPNLTGVIIINTMFTIPSAIFFEAFLSFIGIGLQAPKASLGTLIEDGYKTFQFLPHLMIIPSIVICIILITTNLIGDGLRDAFDPKMRD; translated from the coding sequence ATGAGAAACACAAACGATCCTATATCTAAAGACATGTTCGAACTGGCCCCACATTCCACTGGTGACAATGAGGTCATTGCCAAGCCACAGCTTTCCTTCATGAAAGACGCTTGGCTTCGTGTACGGAAGAACAAAGCAGCTCTTGTCAGTGCCGTTCTGCTTTTGCTCGTTGTCCTCATGGCGTTCATTGGACCACATCTTTCCCATTATGATGCGTACCATCAAGATGTAACGAAAGCCAATCTCCCGCCAAAAATTCCAGGGCTTGAGAAATTGGGCATATTCGATGGAAAGATGGATGTCGGCGGTGTAGAGACAGATGTCTATGCACAGAACAATGTAAAGGAAAATTACTGGTTCGGTACAGACAGTCTCGGACGTGACCTGTTCTCCCGTGTATGGGTTGGAACTAGAGTCTCACTATATATTGCTCTTTTGGCAGCTGTAATCGATATGCTGATCGGTGTCATTTACGGACTCGTCTCAGGATTCAGAGGCGGCAGAGTCGATAACGTGATGCAACGTATACTGGAAGTCATCTCAGGCATTCCAAACCTTATCGTTGTTATTCTCATGCTCCTGATCCTGAATCCCGGCATCATTTCAATTACGATTGCAATGGTCATAACCGGCTGGATCGGTATGGCAAGGGTCGTGCGCGGACAAGTATTGAAACTGAAGAATCAGGAATACATCCTTGCTTCACGCACACTAGGAGCGAAGAACAACAGACTGCTCTTCAAACACCTTTTGCCGAACCTTACTGGTGTCATCATCATCAACACGATGTTCACCATTCCAAGTGCAATCTTTTTCGAAGCATTCCTTAGCTTCATCGGAATTGGCTTACAGGCACCAAAAGCCTCACTCGGTACATTGATTGAAGATGGATACAAGACGTTCCAGTTCCTGCCTCACCTAATGATCATACCGAGTATCGTAATCTGTATTATCTTGATTACAACGAACTTGATTGGTGACGGACTCAGAGACGCATTCGACCCGAAAATGCGGGATTAA
- a CDS encoding DUF3592 domain-containing protein: METSHLLGLISIISGMIMLTVPLIIILRRRQFRENIRVAETTATIIENIRPVYSEKMYNPVLEYTTKEGETIIHRSKMGSNPPRFKEGEQVKIYYHMDKPEKHQVKAGWPYYLLISIFLFFGIITSVIGVVPFVL, from the coding sequence TTGGAAACGTCACATCTTCTAGGATTAATCAGCATAATAAGCGGTATGATTATGCTTACAGTACCACTTATCATCATCTTACGGCGCAGACAATTCCGTGAAAATATACGAGTTGCCGAAACAACTGCAACGATTATTGAAAACATCCGACCAGTCTATTCAGAAAAAATGTACAACCCAGTCCTTGAATATACAACCAAGGAAGGCGAAACGATCATCCACCGCTCCAAAATGGGCAGCAACCCTCCTCGTTTCAAGGAAGGTGAGCAAGTCAAAATATATTATCATATGGACAAACCTGAGAAACACCAGGTCAAAGCCGGATGGCCATACTACCTTCTCATTTCCATCTTCCTCTTTTTCGGTATTATTACTAGCGTAATCGGTGTGGTACCTTTTGTCTTGTAA
- a CDS encoding peptide ABC transporter substrate-binding protein produces MEKSKKLVFMTLLIALALIVSACSSGSKDSSDKKGEGSKDKKEFNMIEVAEIPTGDPALATDAASFIVLGQTMEGLYALDKNDKPVPALSDGKPKVSKDGKEYTFKIKKDAKWSNGDPVTAKDFVFAWRRAVDPATGAEYAYMFSDVVKNADKIMNSKAKPEELGVEATDDNTLKVTLEHPVPYLDSLLAFGTYLPMNQKFFEQTKGKYGTNSDNMIANGPFVLKDWNGSGLTWSYVKNDKYYDKDKVNLNKVNVQVAKTPNTAVNLYNTGKADRTAALSAEYAKQYQNNKEASTFEESSSWYLKFNMKRDGKETPLANKNIRKALAMAFDKKAYVDTVLSNGSITSDGLVPRGLANGPKSGKDFREESGNLMSYDVKQAQEYWKKGLKELGVKELTLDYLSDDTETAKKTGEFFQNQLETNLKGLKLKLSNVPFKVRIDKTQKQDYDISMAGWGADYLDPMTYLDLYVTDGGNNQASYSNKKYDQLIEDAKVKYANDSEKRWEKLLEAEKLLIQEDTAIAPIYQRGHLVLIKPSVKNFEEHLFGPDYTLKNVKIEK; encoded by the coding sequence ATGGAAAAGTCGAAAAAATTAGTTTTTATGACTCTTTTGATTGCTTTGGCATTAATCGTTTCTGCTTGTTCCTCAGGTTCGAAGGACAGCAGTGATAAAAAAGGGGAAGGATCTAAGGACAAGAAGGAATTCAATATGATTGAAGTTGCTGAGATTCCTACAGGTGACCCTGCACTCGCTACTGACGCAGCCAGCTTCATCGTTTTAGGTCAGACTATGGAAGGCCTATATGCTTTGGACAAAAATGACAAGCCAGTCCCTGCTCTATCTGACGGTAAACCAAAGGTAAGCAAGGATGGTAAAGAATATACTTTCAAAATCAAGAAAGACGCCAAGTGGTCCAATGGTGATCCGGTAACAGCAAAAGATTTTGTCTTCGCTTGGAGAAGAGCTGTCGATCCTGCTACAGGTGCGGAATATGCATATATGTTCTCTGATGTAGTTAAAAACGCAGACAAAATCATGAACAGCAAAGCTAAACCGGAAGAGCTCGGTGTTGAAGCAACTGATGACAACACTTTGAAAGTAACATTGGAACACCCAGTACCTTATCTTGATTCATTGCTAGCATTCGGTACATACTTGCCAATGAATCAGAAGTTCTTTGAACAGACAAAAGGCAAATACGGTACAAACAGCGACAATATGATTGCAAACGGTCCATTCGTTCTTAAAGACTGGAACGGTTCTGGTCTTACATGGAGCTATGTAAAGAATGACAAGTACTATGATAAAGACAAGGTAAACCTTAATAAGGTTAACGTCCAAGTTGCAAAGACTCCGAATACAGCAGTCAACTTGTACAACACTGGAAAGGCTGATCGTACAGCCGCTCTATCAGCAGAGTACGCTAAGCAATATCAGAATAATAAAGAAGCTTCTACATTTGAAGAAAGCAGCTCTTGGTACCTCAAGTTCAATATGAAGCGTGATGGTAAAGAAACACCTCTTGCAAACAAAAATATCCGTAAAGCTCTTGCGATGGCATTTGATAAGAAAGCATATGTAGACACAGTTCTTTCAAATGGTTCTATTACAAGTGACGGTCTTGTGCCGCGCGGCCTTGCGAATGGTCCTAAATCAGGCAAAGACTTCCGTGAAGAAAGCGGAAACTTGATGTCCTATGATGTGAAACAAGCTCAAGAATATTGGAAGAAAGGTCTGAAAGAACTTGGCGTGAAAGAATTGACACTTGATTACTTGAGTGACGATACAGAAACAGCTAAGAAGACAGGCGAATTCTTCCAGAATCAGCTAGAAACTAATCTTAAAGGTTTGAAGCTTAAGCTTTCTAACGTACCTTTCAAAGTCCGCATTGATAAAACTCAGAAGCAGGACTATGACATTTCAATGGCTGGCTGGGGTGCCGATTATCTTGATCCAATGACATACCTTGATCTATATGTCACAGACGGCGGAAACAACCAGGCAAGCTACTCTAACAAAAAGTATGACCAACTAATCGAAGACGCCAAAGTCAAGTATGCGAACGATTCTGAGAAGCGTTGGGAAAAATTGCTTGAAGCTGAGAAACTTCTTATCCAAGAAGATACAGCAATCGCACCGATTTACCAAAGAGGTCACTTGGTTCTAATCAAGCCATCTGTCAAGAATTTCGAGGAACACCTCTTTGGACCAGATTACACTCTTAAAAACGTAAAGATCGAAAAATAA
- a CDS encoding ABC transporter ATP-binding protein, translated as MAEKEKLLEIKNLKQYFNVGSSNEVRAVDDISFDIYRGETLGIVGESGCGKSTTGRTIIGLYDATGGQVLYEGKDVHAKKSKAELKSLHQNMQMIFQDPYASLNPRMKVNDIVAEGIDIHGLASSKKERADKVIELLETVGLNRDHANRYPHEFSGGQRQRIGIARALAVNPEFIIADEPISALDVSIQAQVVNLMKKLQKEKQLTYLFIAHDLSMVKYISDRIGVMYFGKMVELASSEDLYRNPMHPYTQSLLSAIPLPDPNYERTRKRKAYDPKMHAYEEGEEVKMREVAPDHFVLCSEREFEQYKQAYKN; from the coding sequence ATGGCTGAAAAAGAAAAGCTGCTCGAAATTAAAAATCTTAAACAATACTTCAACGTAGGAAGTTCCAATGAAGTTCGTGCAGTAGATGATATTTCATTTGATATCTACAGAGGAGAAACATTGGGGATCGTTGGAGAATCCGGATGTGGCAAGTCCACTACTGGCAGAACGATAATCGGACTTTATGATGCGACAGGCGGCCAAGTATTATATGAAGGAAAAGACGTTCATGCGAAGAAATCAAAAGCAGAACTGAAAAGTCTCCATCAGAATATGCAAATGATTTTCCAAGATCCGTACGCTTCATTGAATCCACGCATGAAGGTCAATGATATCGTCGCTGAAGGCATTGATATCCACGGCCTTGCGTCATCCAAGAAAGAGCGTGCTGATAAAGTCATCGAGCTATTGGAAACAGTCGGCTTGAATCGAGACCATGCGAACCGCTACCCGCATGAATTCTCTGGCGGCCAGCGCCAAAGAATTGGAATTGCTCGTGCTCTTGCGGTGAATCCGGAATTCATCATCGCCGATGAACCAATCTCCGCATTGGACGTATCAATCCAGGCACAGGTCGTCAACTTGATGAAGAAGCTGCAAAAGGAAAAACAGCTCACTTACCTCTTCATCGCTCACGACTTGTCCATGGTCAAGTACATCAGTGACCGCATCGGCGTCATGTACTTTGGCAAGATGGTCGAACTCGCCAGCTCCGAAGATCTTTACCGGAATCCGATGCACCCGTACACGCAGTCATTGCTATCAGCAATTCCGCTCCCGGATCCGAATTACGAGCGGACTCGCAAGCGTAAAGCCTATGATCCGAAGATGCACGCCTATGAAGAAGGCGAAGAAGTGAAAATGCGCGAAGTGGCGCCTGATCATTTTGTTCTCTGCTCAGAGAGAGAGTTTGAGCAGTATAAGCAAGCTTATAAAAATTAA
- a CDS encoding helix-turn-helix domain-containing protein — MAIIVNIDVMLAKRKMSVTELSTKVGITMANLSILKNGKAKAIRFSTLEAICEALDCQPGDILEYEKDEDNSESEIEIS, encoded by the coding sequence ATGGCGATTATAGTGAATATCGATGTAATGCTCGCTAAGCGGAAAATGAGTGTAACAGAACTGTCGACAAAGGTTGGAATTACGATGGCAAACCTTTCAATTCTAAAAAATGGCAAGGCGAAAGCAATTCGTTTCTCGACATTGGAAGCAATCTGCGAGGCACTGGATTGCCAGCCGGGAGATATTCTAGAGTATGAGAAGGATGAGGATAACTCGGAAAGCGAGATCGAGATAAGCTGA